The genomic interval TCGTGCACCTCGACGACCAGGGCGCTCACGTCGTATCGCAGGAACAGCCGCAACTGCCGTCCCGGCGGCACGCCGTGCAGCAGCGCGTTGGTCACCAGTTCGCTCACGCAGAGCAGTACGTCGTCCGCCCGCGGGGTCTCCGCGAGCCCCCAGCCGGCCAGGGTCTCGGCAGTGAAGCGCCTCGCGGCCTGCGCGGACCGGCGTTCGCGGCGGAAGAACCTCTCGCGCAGGAGCGGTAGTCGGGTCGTCTCGTTCACGGGACGAGGGTTGCGGAGAGTGACTAG from Streptomyces sp. CC0208 carries:
- a CDS encoding ATP-binding protein; this encodes MNETTRLPLLRERFFRRERRSAQAARRFTAETLAGWGLAETPRADDVLLCVSELVTNALLHGVPPGRQLRLFLRYDVSALVVEVHDSGGGVPHVVHDRDEGGRGLLLVAALSDGWGVRERAPGKAVWCEFAWA